A DNA window from Vigna unguiculata cultivar IT97K-499-35 chromosome 10, ASM411807v1, whole genome shotgun sequence contains the following coding sequences:
- the LOC114165358 gene encoding uncharacterized protein LOC114165358 translates to MSSGDPPRPPSVDKGKGIAKTRKRRNNYVLRIPVRPITPTPGLHMPSLSSPPPPTGLHNPTSIPAIHMSSSSSQPPPIGLHTPVVAPRPPSVPPSHIPSSSSSAPHTGLHTPSTDIGASPSPHTVPSPASIGGPSSGVGQQSTPSPVAGYHKDNQATILNPWPSWGSIPEKDKEIFWQRFKRRVQWAPEHEISIKRNFNSRASHRLSELFRDARTARERPEWIPNDVWTRLLEHWNSPSYRSKCIAVKKNRASETGGTLHTGGSITTYEYALRMARELGRHVFLDEVFQQTHIRKGTGEYVDERSRKTNTRLSQVRSEVSSCPDGTQEQSSVDPTQDENIRTRCCPNESLNQVPASSSSNTEDLTNIRQQLSRSLEENEQLRSEFRSFQSLVLQYLPLDAQARLQQPQPQPRPHSTQPNSEIPPPHSQQQNNEEDDNLNEESSPDYEDY, encoded by the exons ATGTCATCGGGAGATCCACCTCGACCACCCTCAGTTGACAAGGGGAAAGGTATtgcaaaaacaagaaagagacgTAATAATTATGTGCTTCGGATTCCAGTCAGACCCATCACCCCTACCCCGGGCTTACATATGCCATCTTTATCTTCCCCACCTCCACCCACAGGGTTACATAACCCAACATCTATCCCGGCGATTCATATGTCGTCCTCCTCTTCTCAACCTCCACCCATTGGGTTGCATACCCCTGTTGTTGCTCCCAGGCCCCCTTCTGTACCACCCTCCCATATACCATCCTCATCTTCCTCAGCTCCACACACTGGGTTACATACCCCTTCTACAGACATTGGAGCATCCCCATCACCTCATACTGTACCATCCCCAGCCTCCATTGGTGGCCCATCTTCTGGCGTTGGTCAACAGTCTACACCATCCCCAGTTGCAG GCTATCACAAAGACAATCAAGCAACAATTCTTAATCCTTGGCCATCATGGGGATCAATACCTGAAAAAGACAAGGAAATTTTCTGGCAACGTTTCAAG AGGAGAGTTCAGTGGGCACCAGAGCATGAAATTTCCATTAAGAGAAATTTCAACAGCAGAGCTTCCCATCGTCTATCTGAGCTGTTTAGAGATGCTAGAACGGCTAGAGAAAGGCCAGAATGGATTCCTAATGATGTGTGGACAAGGCTGCTAGAACATTGGAATTCTCCAAGTTATCGGAGCAAATGTATTGCAGTAAAAAAGAATAGGGCTTCTGAAACAGGTGGGACCCTACACACAGGTGGATCCATTACCACTTACGAGTATGCCCTTCGTATG GCACGTGAGTTGGGACGCCATGTGTTTCTTGATGAAGTCTTTCAACAGACACATATCCGGAAGGGCACTGGCGAGTATGTGGATGAGAGGTCTAGGAAGACAAAT ACTAGGCTTTCTCAAGTTAGATCTGAGGTTTCCTCATGTCCTGATGGAACACAAGAGCAGTCCTCTGTTGATCCTACACAGGACGAGAATATCAGGACTAGGTGTT GTCCAAATGAAAGCTTGAACCAAGTACcagcttcttcctcttctaataCTGAGGACCTCACTAATATTAGGCAGCAACTGTCACGCAGCCTAGAGGAAAATGAGCAATTGAGGTCTGAGTTTCGATCCTTTCAGTCACTAGTCCTGCAATATCTTCCTCTTGATGCTCAGGCTCGTCTTCAGCAGCCACAGCCACAACCAAGGCCACACTCTACTCAACCAAACTCTGAAATCCCTCCACCCCATTCTcagcaacaaaataatgaagaGGACGATAACCTAAATGAAGAGTCTTCTCCTGATTATGAAGATTATTAG